The genomic region ACTGGTTTTGCCAACGCACATATTCACGGTAACCTGCCTGGATCAAAGTTTTCGGGAACAGTCTGACCTGGCATCCCACAAGGGTAATGATTTTGTTTTGCTGCAGATAATCCACCTGTAACTGCAGGCGTTGTTGATCCATCAGGTCGTCAGCATCCATGCGTGCAATCAGTGGAGAAGTGGCCTGCATCAGGCCGAAATTCAGTGCGTTGACCAGACCTGGGTGGGGATTGTGCAGCAGGCGTATCCGCTTATCGCAATTGGCATGTTGCTGCACCACGCTGCAGGAGTCATCATGACTGTGATCGTTGATGGCGAGCAGTCGAAAGTCCTGAAAGGACTGCTGCCTGATGGAAGTCAGACAGGCATCAAGTGTGGTCGCCGCATCACGGAACGGGAGGATAATCTCCAGCTTGATCAGGAGATGCTTGCCCAGTCCACAATCATGGTATCTATGACAGTGGTCACTTCATCCGAGATGTCGATGATACGAAAGCCGGTCCAATAGGTATCGGGTTGTGCGGCTTCGCTGCACCAGAGTGCTTCAGCACCAAACGAAATCTTGCTATGACCCTTCACCAGATACGGGAGCCGCATATCCAATTGGTAAATGGATCCCGTCTTGATGGGGTTGGCACTGAGTAGCATGAAACCTTCAACGGTGATATTTACCACCTGCCCCATGTAGGTTGCCGTTATTTGGTCCAATACTTCAAGGACTTCATTGGCTATCTTGCGTGGCAGAATACGGTGCTCAACCATCGGCTGGATTCCTATAGGTACTGCCGGGAACCTTTGACCAAGCGTCTTCTCCCGTCTCGTTATCGTTAGTGATATTCTCAGCAATCTCTTCTGTTGCCTTGAGAGAGCGTTGCAGCATTCTGCGAATGGCGTGCAGTGTGCGTTCGACAAATGGGTCGTTGCTCTCTTCGAGGATCTTCGATTTTCCGTCCATGATCTCTTGTGCCAGTTTGCGCAGGGGTTTTACAGCGGTTTGCACTCCGGCCCTGTCCACGAACATGCATGAGGATGTCAACGGGCTGAGCCATGAAAGTTTCACTCGCCTGACATCATTGGGACCGACGCTGAGATCAAACCAGGTGCCGAACTCGGTTTTACGTAACTTGTCCATCATCTTCAGGAGATCGTCAGGGATCTGGTCTTCGGACTCAGGGGGTTCCGGAACAGGTATAGGAGGCTCTGGTTGAGTGGTTTGAAAAGGTTTTGGTTCAGGCGCTTTTGGGGTGCTGACACTCTTGGGCTCACTGATCGCAGATGAGCCGGCAGACATGGCGCTTTCTGCATTGGCCAGGAGTTCGAAAAGTGCACGACTCTTCTCCTGATGGTAACCGCCCAGAGACTCAAGTCCTTCTTCAATCGTGTTGCGCAGGTAGGGCAGAGTCTTCTCAAGTTCCCTCTGCTCATCCTGGGTTTTTTTGTCTTCAAAGACCCAAGCCAGCTCATCTGCGACATGTAGTGCGTCCTTCCAGTCTTCACTCATCTCACCATCGGGGTGGCGCAGCAGGATGAAGATCAACTTGTCCGTCCAGGTTTGAATCAGAAAGTCCTTCGCCACCTGAGGCAGGGAGGAACCGAAGGTTCGGGCTTTCATCTCCTGGCCTGCCCTCTGCCTTGCATCGTTGAGCTTTTCTCGCCCCTTGGCTGAGTCCTGAGCCCGTTTTTCCAGAACTTCGGTTTTCCGGCGAAAATCATCCATTCTCGCCTTGAAGTTGGTCAGTAGATCGGAAAAGAGTTTTATGTCGTCAGAAAACTCTTTGAGTACGCGATCGACTACCGCCTGCATGTCCGGATAGATACCACGCTTGAGATTGTGCTCATCGATCCAGTGGCTGCCTGCTTCAACCATGCAGTCGAGTAGCTGGCGAGCATCGTGATTGCTGTCGGTGAGCAGATGACGGTCGATAATAGCCACTTTCAGATAGGGTGTGTGCAGGTGACTGATCAGTGCCTTGGCGACTGCGGGAAGAACCGGATCGTTCAGCATGTATTCAAACAGCATTCCGACAAGATCAATGGTGTCTTCATCCACTGTATCCAACTGATCAGTGTCAATCTGACTGTAGAGTTTGTTTCGCTCCTCGATCAGTGTCTGCTTGATACGGGTAAGGAACTGTTCATCGAGTTCAATGTTCGGAATGAACGGGGCTTCTGTCGAAGCATCGGGCAGGTAATCTGATCTTGTGGCTGGCTGAATATCATTAAGTGCGGAGACAAGGTTCGCGGTAGTGGGCAGCTGCCCGCCGCCGGAGTGCCCGCTGGCGCCACTCGCTCTACCAGCTGACCCACTCTCACTCCCCTGCGGAGCTGCGGAGTGTCTTTGGGGTGAACTGCCACGCCGGGATGCGAGAAGGCCGATGATTGAGTCGAAGAGCTCTTCCCCGAGGTCCTGTTCTGAGGTTGCGGCGTTTTGATCCTCGGTTTGCTGGGCACTCTTGTCCGTTTTGCCACCGTGTTGGCCAGCTGCCTGCGGATTTCGGATAGTAGGTCTAAGGTGGGGCAGTACACCGGCATCCTTGAGGTTGTTGTTGAAATCCTCATACAGAGAGCCTAGCTGCTTCAAAACGTACTTGTTGAAAAGCGCGAGAACAATAAGCTTGATGTTGGATTCGAGACTCAGACTGTCGATAGCACTGGCGAAAGCGTCGACAAGATGCTGCGGGCAGGCAGGGGTTCTGTTTTTTTCTATCGCCTCGCCACCGTTGATAACTGCAAGACGCTGGCTCAGTGCGTAGAGTTGAGAGCGATGGCCGATGGTCGCTTTACTGACCATGTTTTCGATGGCCGTGGTTTGATCCATGGAGTCGTCATCGACCAGTTCGAGTTCGATATCGCTGCCTAGAGTGGAGAAGGGATCACTATCCGGCTTCCTTGCCCAGAAATTATCAAAACCTGCGCTGAGTTGCTCTCTGAACTCATGTTCCACCAGGCCGTGGCGGTTCCGAATCAGACTGATCGCTTCAAAAAAGCGATTCTGCATCAGATCGTTCTCCGCTTTTTGGGCGAAACTCATCAACGCCTTGTCCGTGTTGGCAAACAACTCGGTCAGCAGGGCGCTGACATAGACCAGCACCATGTCCTTGCAGCGGCTCATGAGCGGTTGAAACTGGGTCTGATATTTACTTTTTCGTGATTCCGGTGATGGCACCATCACTTGATCCTTCAATGCGATTGACTAAATCTGACTTGAGCCGGTAGCTGCGGGCATCAAGCCATAAAACATGGTTTAACCCGCACACTCTCCCCAATCGTCATTATATTCCTGCGGGAATACCGGAGCATCATTGGCAGTCTTTCCCGCTAAGGTTAGCACAGACGAAACTGATTTATGAACAGAAAGTTAGACAGGTTTTCTCATGAGCAGCGATTAGTTGGCGGAGGGCCAATTGGCTAAGGTCTGCTAACACTGTATCCGAGTAGTGTTAACGGGCCTTGGGTAACAGAAGGAACGAAAGGCAGAGGGGAAATCTGGGGAATATCATTCTGATGATTTAACTGTATACAGCTGAATTCATTTCTTGGGCTGGCCAACCCTGATTTTCAAGAAACCGCCAGGCTGGCCGATAAAATTGTGAAATAGTGTTAACTGCAAGGTGATTTAAATGAATGCCGAGGAACTGGTCAAAGGGATAGAACATCTGGTTTCGTTGCCGGATGTCTGTATCAAGGTCAATATGATGGCTGATTCTCCGCTCTATTCATCAAAAGATATCGGGGAGGTGATCTCTCAGGATACCGATCTTTCCGCACGCCTCCTGAGTTTGGTCAACAGTGCTTTCTACGGTATGCGGGCTCCGGTGGAGACCATCTCCAGATCCGTCACGGTCATTGGTACGAAGGGTCTGCGCGACCTGGTTCTGGTTACTTCGGCGGCTGAGATTTTTACCGGTATCCCTGCCGATTTGGTCGATATGACAGAATTCTGGCGCTACTCAGTGACGACAGGGATCATAGCCAAGGCGCTCTCAACCCAATGCAATGTCTTGCATGGTGAACGCCTGTTCGTGATGGGTGTGCTGCATGATATCGGCAGGTTGGTTATCTACCTGCGCCTGCCGGAGCAGTCGCGGGATGTGTTGCTGATTACCGGGGGAGACGATGCCATTCTTGCCGACACTGAGGCGGATGTTTTCGGTTTTACCCACATGGACGCCGGTGCAGCATTGCTGAAAACCTGGAAATTGCCGGAAAGTCTGATTACCGT from Gammaproteobacteria bacterium (ex Lamellibrachia satsuma) harbors:
- a CDS encoding PilZ domain-containing protein, whose product is MVEHRILPRKIANEVLEVLDQITATYMGQVVNITVEGFMLLSANPIKTGSIYQLDMRLPYLVKGHSKISFGAEALWCSEAAQPDTYWTGFRIIDISDEVTTVIDTMIVDWASIS
- a CDS encoding DUF1631 domain-containing protein, with translation MPSPESRKSKYQTQFQPLMSRCKDMVLVYVSALLTELFANTDKALMSFAQKAENDLMQNRFFEAISLIRNRHGLVEHEFREQLSAGFDNFWARKPDSDPFSTLGSDIELELVDDDSMDQTTAIENMVSKATIGHRSQLYALSQRLAVINGGEAIEKNRTPACPQHLVDAFASAIDSLSLESNIKLIVLALFNKYVLKQLGSLYEDFNNNLKDAGVLPHLRPTIRNPQAAGQHGGKTDKSAQQTEDQNAATSEQDLGEELFDSIIGLLASRRGSSPQRHSAAPQGSESGSAGRASGASGHSGGGQLPTTANLVSALNDIQPATRSDYLPDASTEAPFIPNIELDEQFLTRIKQTLIEERNKLYSQIDTDQLDTVDEDTIDLVGMLFEYMLNDPVLPAVAKALISHLHTPYLKVAIIDRHLLTDSNHDARQLLDCMVEAGSHWIDEHNLKRGIYPDMQAVVDRVLKEFSDDIKLFSDLLTNFKARMDDFRRKTEVLEKRAQDSAKGREKLNDARQRAGQEMKARTFGSSLPQVAKDFLIQTWTDKLIFILLRHPDGEMSEDWKDALHVADELAWVFEDKKTQDEQRELEKTLPYLRNTIEEGLESLGGYHQEKSRALFELLANAESAMSAGSSAISEPKSVSTPKAPEPKPFQTTQPEPPIPVPEPPESEDQIPDDLLKMMDKLRKTEFGTWFDLSVGPNDVRRVKLSWLSPLTSSCMFVDRAGVQTAVKPLRKLAQEIMDGKSKILEESNDPFVERTLHAIRRMLQRSLKATEEIAENITNDNETGEDAWSKVPGSTYRNPADG
- a CDS encoding HDOD domain-containing protein codes for the protein MNAEELVKGIEHLVSLPDVCIKVNMMADSPLYSSKDIGEVISQDTDLSARLLSLVNSAFYGMRAPVETISRSVTVIGTKGLRDLVLVTSAAEIFTGIPADLVDMTEFWRYSVTTGIIAKALSTQCNVLHGERLFVMGVLHDIGRLVIYLRLPEQSRDVLLITGGDDAILADTEADVFGFTHMDAGAALLKTWKLPESLITVAGTHHEPLNAGDYRLEASLVYIAGLLSQGEMSGEPLDEILDQVRPEVWQATGLDSDKVVSVMEDVPARVAEVLDVVLAPNVPAEQRR